The genomic stretch GGAAATCATCCACTAATACACTTTCCTTTGTCCACTGGAGATACTAAATTCCTTCTTAGAAATGCCATGTCAACTATCTTTTTGAAGTTTCTTAAATGTATGTTTTCCGATGTTTTGGTCTTACTGGTCTTACTTAATGGGTCTTTGATGTTCCGGGATGTGAACAAATTATCTTATGTTCCCCACCTCCAGAAGCAAGTAACAATACTTTCACCTCTAGTCTTCATAATACGATTTTTGTTCGAAGTTTATGTGCAAGATTTAGCTCCATAAATACGGATGGAAACGCAGCTCTGACAAGTAACATCAACATCAGGACTAAAAGTCCCAGGACCACAAACCACTGCAGAGGAAAAAACACGGAGCAGATTATTATCATTTCAGTTAGAGGTATTTTATGCCAGTAATATAAATCTGCCTTCAGTATCACATTGTTTCTATACCTATGTTATACTGGGTAATGTTCAGCCAATTAAGTTGTGGAAGATTATTTGagtttgaaacattttaatttgatGATCTTAAAGGTAGGAGAAAGTTAGAatcctattttttcctttaatatcagTATTTTACAGTATCTTCTGCCGTGCCCCATTTATGAGTTCCTACTTCTagttttctagtttctatttccAATTCTGTTTTCTAGATAGGACCATCCTGTTGTTTTCCTTCGTAGCATAGCAGCTCAACTCAGAACACTATAGAAATGTTTTATAACACAGGAGAGTGCATTAGGAAGAATTAATACTCATGAGGATGATTATATTTAGAAATTTGGGCTTTGAATTTTTACTTCCCTTTAACTAAATATAACTTATTGTGAAAGAATCAATATATTCAATTATCCTAAGGGAATTATTAATCTAGTCTTTTGACTATATAAcctaaatatttagatatttatattttataattaccgCAACAGCTAGCACAATTACTGTGTAGACCTTCATTTTTTCCAAAGCCTGGACGACAGCTATCCATACGTACTACTTGAAAACTGTGGTCCACGAAATGCATAGCTGGTATAGTTTTATTAAAGTCGTGATAGTAAATATATGCTTGGCTCCGGAAAAATTCTTCTATCCGATCTCTTGcctaagattttaaaataccagaaagaaatacaattacTAAACTGTGAACCAAATTTATCCTCCTGTATCAGAGGCCATGAAACATAGTAAAGCATGTCATCCTTTATCCAACAGATGAATTCCTGAAAAGTTGTGTGTTAATGTTAAATTTAGTCTAGCCTTGACCTTATCAATTATTGTCAATTCATATGTACAAtagtgaagaaaaattaaattgaggTTTAAATTATTTCCAGCATGTCTGTTTCATGTGTGGATAACTGAGAGTTCATCATTTCTAATTCCAAAGAGCCAAgcaaaatggaaaccaaaactaTTCTCTAATCAGCATTACAAACTAatgatgtaaattttattttattttttgaacacaGAGTTTGTAATAACTAATATTAACTGAGTGCTTTCCATAAGCCATGCGCAATATTAAGGGTATAGGCTCAGGAACTAGATCAGGAGAGTAAAGGGATTTTTTAGACTATGTCCTTAGCCTCTGAGAATGGCAGAGGGGAAAGCAACTATTACGACCAGCAGAGATACAATTTTGGAAGGACTACTGGTTTAACCTAGGATTACATGATTGTGGGGCTGTTCTTCAAGCTGCTGCTTAGATACCATCTGGGAAACAAAAACCAGGGATTCATCCTTCCATCAtagaaaaaatacatactattAACCTGGAGAGCTATATATTATTCTAGATGTattattccaaaacaaaacatcttGATACAGCCAAGACTCTCACAATCTCTGcctaaaaactgaaacaaaaaaaatcaataatttaaatcTACTTGCTTAGAATgccaattattattattcacaataTGGAGAAAtcaatttttgaggaaacttttaaattaataagatgagcatttataaaaatttttacataGTTTTATTAACTATTCAAATACTTTCCCCCTACATTGAAATTCTCACCTGGAGGATATTACGGTTAGTGATATCTTCACAGTCAGCAGAATCATTGCATGCACCTTTCCACCCTGGTGCAAAAGGATtaactggagaagaaaaaaatgatatcttcacaaaagaattctaaaaagtTCCAACCATTCCAATAAAGCTTTGAATGCTGAATTCAGTATGTTTGCATGCTTGTGTTTAATCTATCTAATCCTAGTAACAGAGTAAAGTGCACAATTTGAATAATTTATACATTATGATTTCACTCCATCTGGGGGCTAATCAAAGTAACTACAAGGCTTTAAAATGGATGGAAATCAATTTGGTTTGGTTCCTCtcttttattaaattcttctcaaaaatacaatttaagtttttaggaatttattaattaaatattagctgcatagtatttataaaaaatactgcCTTCTAAAAGATAAGCAACAATATTGGGGTGCCTGcttggctcagtctgtagagcatgcaactcttgatctcagggttgtgaattcaagccccacattgagcgtggagcctacttaaaaaaaataagtaaaaaaataaaagatcagcaacaatatatccttgtttaaagtaaataattaatgttaatttttaaaaccttaacCAGGCTAGAACCAACGATATACTTTAGTgcataacaaatatttaaggcCTACTATTTTGTAAGATATCTCACATTAAAGAaatgttgaattttcttttaccttGAAAGGCTATAAATAGCTCATGTATGAGGCCATGTTGTGGAATTTTAACAAAATGGCATTTATATGATGGTTCTATGACATGGCATGACAAATCAGAGATTAAATTATCCAAGATTTTCTTCAGCACTCTAAAAAGCAGGTCATTATATCTTCCTTCACAAGACTTTGTGGTAAAACGTACAGCCATCTGATATGAATAATCAGGTTCCCGATaggctttaaaaaatgatgagaatAAAAACAGTTGTGCTTAGCATTGTGCTACTAAACAATCTGCAAATAATGTGTAATATTAAATCTCATTAATCTTGCAAATCAGCATAGAAATTTatctaataaaatgttttatcagTTTGTcctcaaaaatatacaaaacgAATAACTTTAATGAACAAAGGTTGTTTTCATCTGATACATTATCTACTCAGTACAAGAGAAGAAATGGCTGGATATATAGATAAGagtatcaaaaaaaaataagatggggGAATGTCTTAATTTGCTGAAAGTGTCATTGCTATCAGCACAGTCCAGTGAAAAGGTCATCAATTTGCTTTTATAGAACTAAACATCAGTTTTAAATGACCTGACAAAATTGTGGTAAAGTAGATTGTACTTGCATACCTAGATGGTGGGAAGTGGGAGGCTGAAAGAGGATTATTTAGGACACACTATCTAGATGTCAATTTAAGAGTTTGCATAATCAAATACGCCAAAATACTCCATAAgtcataattattatatataacagACTCATTTTCACTAAATGAAGAGACCATACACTTAATTCTTATCCTAACTAAATGTGTACGTTAAAATGTGCCCATATTCTTACCAAAGATCATAAAGTCATATCTCTGCTTTACTATCGTTTCTTCTTGGGTTTCCGCTCTGACAGTCTTATAAGAAAGAGTACATGTGTAAAGTCCAGACAAAGCCTCCAGAAAATCTTCCACCTTCAGCTTTCCTGTTTTAGTTATATTTATTCGATTATTTTCTAAACAGAAACAGTAAATTACTTGGTTATTTAACATATAACAATTCAAACATTATTTAGTAAACTTGGggttataaatacatataaaacttaaaaaattaatggacTATTTAACTTCAAGAATTCAAAATAGTCTTAATTCTGTTATTACTCTATGGAAAACCACATAAGATAAGtacacttgaaaaatatattttgattttctttaactCATTTTTTGGCTTCTAATTTCAATTGGTTTATGCTGGTAATTTAGTAAATGAGATTACACTGCTCTGTAGTACTACACAATTTCCTCACATAAGACAGAAATTAATAATGCTAATATTCCAAGACACTCTTCTAACATCATGAAAAATTACACATTAGATACTTCATCTCCAATACAGATGCTACAAAGataaattttagggtttttttaaaaaagattttatttatttgacagagagagtgagagagcacaaacggggagcagaagagggagaagcaggctccctgctgagcagggagctggacttgggaccttgggatcacgacctgagcagaaggcagacacttaactgagccacccaggcaccccaaattttagGTTTTATAAAAAACTTTTGAACTAATATAGCTCTGGGAAGTAGGATACAAAAATTACTGCTTCgatttttttcataaagagaaaataagtcaCCAAGATATAACATGATTTGCTGTATCTGAGTATGGGGCACGTGAAACCgcagttaaaattaaatttcaattgtTCATCCCAATAAGTGACagtgcttttctttaaaagaaaaaaaaaagtccctatcATTTAAGAAGATAACTAAgatcagaggcgcctgggtggcacagcagttaagcgtctgctttcggctcagggcatgatcccggcgttatgggatcgagccccacatcaggctcctccactatgagcctgcttcttcctctcccactccccctgcttgtgttccctctctcgctggctgtctctatctctgtcgaataaataaataaaaccttaaaaaaaaaaaaaaagaagataactaAGATCAAATAAATTACCTGTTAATGGCTTTTCATTAGGCCCAATCCATGTGTAGGTGGGGTCCACTGTTTCTTTTTTAGCACGTTTATAATCCATACAGGCAAGGATTGGGCTATTGTGGtgtaattttacatatattttcactgtgacaaaataaaataatataaagcaaaattaaattaagaaatacacTTCCTTCCATTTTGTCCCAAAGACACACTGATTAGTTCTTTCtggatttcagtattttaaaaatcagcatatCATTATAACACTTAGAATGCTAACATAAATTTCTTcttataagtttttaaaactctAGACGTATTATTTTTTCTGTGATATTATAGTTTTGTTTATGAAAATGTACATgatatatttagttcatttcaGAACTCACTTGAATCACAATTCTTTGAAGGGTTAGTGTAATCTATTTAAAGATCAGAAAAGGATTTGAAATTGGTTGCAAAACTATTCTCAAGATAATCACGGTCATCCCTAAGAGGAACTTGATATTTAACTATAAATGTCCTTTTTTAGGAACAATAATTAAGCTTATGTGGGGGCATACTAGAAAGATTTTCTGCAGTTACCTGTTCTGTGTTTTGGATCTGGTAGAGGCAGCAATACTCTACTTAGAACCAACACAATCCCACAAGATACTGACTTTAAAGTCTACTGAATGCCAGGCCCTAAACCTACAAAGAAGACACCATCGCACAATTTAGGGGACGGGAAAAAGGGGAGGGTCTCCAAACATGGAGAGATCCCAAACATGACAAATGCTATGAACTGGCCCCAAATTAGCTAAAGTTAGCCGCGTGACCAATTTTCCTTGGGCAGTGTGGGAAAGTGTCATCACAGTGATAAACGACATTTGAGCTGAGCCTTAAAGGATGTGTAGGAGCTCCAAACAGAGGGACTCGAAGCCCTGGAAATCACTGAGTGGGCCTTGCACGTTGCAAAGCAGCAGAGACACCTGGAAGTGAGGTGGCATCAGAGAGAGATCTGGATTGAATCCTAGCTCCTTACGAGCTGCGCGGCTTTAGGCCAGGTGATACACTGAGGCGTCGCTGTAACGATGAAATGACACGAGTGCCAAGCACCAGGTGGACGTCAAtgagctctctctccctttccctccgctGGCAGAACATTAAGCAGGTCCAACTGCACACCTGCCTCTTCTGATAGACTCTGCGGGTGAAGAGGTCCTTAGTACCTGGGTGTCCGGGCTTGCCATAAATGAAGCCTTTCCCCGTACGTTCAGAAGAACGCTGCCATCCAACTGTGGAAGAAAGAAACCACTGACTTATTAGGTAGAAGAGAAGCGCGGGCGCTAagagtggggcagggcaggacgAAGCGGAGCGGGCAGGActgggaaggggggtggggggaggagcccCACCTCCAGTGAGGTACCAGAGCACCGCGGAGAGTAGGACCCACGCTCGCATCACGGCTCAGGGGCTAGCGTCGCTGGAGGCGTCGAGGGGCGGGCTCCTTCCTACCTCAGCCCAGGCCCAGCgcctccccatctctcctccaCAGAGCGGAGCAAACCGCCGGGGTCAGCTCCCCTACCCGTCCGTCGCTACAGCGGGAGCGGACGCGCAGGAGAGCGCGTGCGCGCTCCGGGGCCTCgcgcgcgggggcggggcgggcgcgtGCTGGGCCCGAGCAGGGGAGGCGAGCGCCCCGCCCCCTCGCTCGCACGCGGCTGCTCTCGTGCGAGTGCCTCGCGCCTGGCGCCATTTTCCCGCGCTCTCCGTGACTTAGTTCTCTGAgtagccctcctccccaccccgggagagaaggaaagaggaatgtTAAAGAAGCCAAGCCTTCGCGTTTCGGTTACTTCCTTTTCTGGAGGCTGAAGAGATCCACGAGAGGAACACTGTGGATCCCAAATAGAACGATGGGGTAAGGCGAGTAAGGATGGAATTACATTAGGCCCGGAGGGAGGGAGAAGCGTGTGAGAATTTGCTTCTTACAGGAAGCAAAGAGCCTGTGGGAATTTCCCGTGCCTTGCTTCTCATGAATTCTGCCTGAAGTTGTGTGCAGCATCTTTTCCAAACTCTTCCACCCAATTTTTACCTAACTGCATTTTCTACTCCCCAAACGAAGAGCTTGAAGAACCATTTGTGCGCCAACAAGGCATCTCCAGCCCTTCCCACGCTAGAGAAACATTTAACCTTTATTTTCCACATCGAGTATCAGACGGCGTTGGGAGACCCCCATGCAAATTTATCTAGGGTCGTGAAGTAACCTTGCTTTTGAAAACGGGCCCAATCGAAAGACAAGATCCCCGAAGTGTACTTTTCCTGTGGGGACGGATGACAGATGAGTAATGATCACAGAGCTCGGAAAGAGACCATGCCCGTGTCTTTCATGGTTCCTTCTTGGCGACCAGTTCGGTGGCCTGTTTGTTGTCTATTTCTTAGCAGCGGGACACCCTCGGGGGTGGTTTTGAGTAGGCTGATGGGTAAAGAGACCAAGGTTCAGACAGGGTGCAGAATGATTATTTTGGGTGAGATCAagagttttcagttttatttcctttgagccAAGTCAGTACTTGGACTATCTCAGATGGTCCAGGAGCAACCTTTGTCAGTGATTTCGTTTTTAGTCACTGTTAATTATACCTACATAGCTTAAGCCATGAGATGTGATTCGGTGAGTCAGATCCACCCATGTCAGTTACCATGTCTAGGTTAATGGTTTAGTCTCAACTGTTCCCTTCCTCCTTGAGGTAGTGATAATGAAGACAAAATTAGGCATTATCTTTAATTCCCTAGGAGTTTGACATTACAGTTTTAGTCAAAGTACATGACAAATccacagtgttttattagtttcccaGTTATTAGAAGTCATCGATCCTTATAAATCCTGTGTGATAAACTTTGAATACTGTAAGAAGAGACTTAACCAAATGAGTAGTAGTTGTTTGTTGAAAGTGcccctctattcttttaaaataaacttttgattttagaacagttttagatctACAGAAAAATTGTGAGTATAGTACAGAGTTCTTGTATACTTCCACCTAGTTTTCCCTAATGACAACTTAGGTTAGTATAGTACATTTCTCACAATTAACGAACCAGCGTTGATACATTACTATTAAATaagacatatattttatttagatttcttagtttttacttAATGTCCCTTTTCTGCTCCAGAATCCCATCCAGACTCCCACACTACATTAAGTCATCATGTCTCTTTAggttcttcttggctgtgacagtttctcagacatTTCTTGCGTTTTGATAACCTTGACAGTAAAAGACATTTTTGATGACATTACCTGACCTTAACTGGTTAGGTACTTGGCAGAATGCCTCTCTattggaatttgtctgatgttttctcattattCTACTGAGGTTATAGATTTTTGGGTAGAAGATTATAGAGATAAAGTGCCATTCTCATAACATATTAAGGGTACATACTGTCATTATGttttatcactgttgatgtt from Ursus arctos isolate Adak ecotype North America unplaced genomic scaffold, UrsArc2.0 scaffold_24, whole genome shotgun sequence encodes the following:
- the ZPBP2 gene encoding zona pellucida-binding protein 2, with the translated sequence MRAWVLLSAVLWYLTGVGWQRSSERTGKGFIYGKPGHPVKIYVKLHHNSPILACMDYKRAKKETVDPTYTWIGPNEKPLTENNRINITKTGKLKVEDFLEALSGLYTCTLSYKTVRAETQEETIVKQRYDFMIFAYREPDYSYQMAVRFTTKSCEGRYNDLLFRVLKKILDNLISDLSCHVIEPSYKCHFVKIPQHGLIHELFIAFQVNPFAPGWKGACNDSADCEDITNRNILQARDRIEEFFRSQAYIYYHDFNKTIPAMHFVDHSFQVVRMDSCRPGFGKNEGLHSNCASCCVVCGPGTFSPDVDVTCQSCVSIRIYGAKSCT